The DNA sequence TTCTCTTTAAAGTTATGAATTAAACGGTCTATAGTTTACCTTGATGAGCAAGAATACATTTTACTCTTTTATCCTTACGagtaatttacaaaataactgtagttacgaatttattttatacatgaaGAGCTTTctcaattaaaatgttaactgTGTTTTAGATTTAACCGAAATATTTGCTAAAAGCCAAGACCCAGAAGAACTGAAATATTACTGGGTGGAATGGCACAAGGCCGCTGGGGCTCGTGCTCGTCAAAACTTCACAGAATACGTACAATTGGACAATGAAGCAGCAAAATTGAacagtaagtatttaatactGAATTGACTTCGTAGTAATTTTAGCTAATTATCTTATCCATGTGAGATCCAAAAGACAATTTATGAGCCTAGGATAAGCCAGTCTTCTGtcattttttttgaagtttatCATCagaatgttttgttttgtttgctttaaattttttaagctattgcatagcttctatcgcgggccttgagcgcggggaccgaatcgagaaattccgtaacgaaaaaaacctcacgctcactccgacgggcagaggtgtggcttgaaggcatgctatgcaatagctttaccgctgcagtccccgagtgccacacgtcttttttcaTCTATATAATGTTTATGAGGATGGACAAAATCATTAACACCCCcataataaatgattaaaacaaatatttaagtattgtTCGCAAATGTTGAAATGCGGCAATGGCATTTTcctatactttaaaaaaatattacgtcAATTTATGATTATCGTAATAATTTTCCAGATTTCAAGGATGTCGCTGAATGGTGGCAATCAGAATATGAAGTGCCAGATTTCGAGCAACAGTTGGCTAAATTGTGGGAAGATGTGAAGCCTCTGTACCAGCAGCTTCACGCGTACGTGAGGAAGCGGCTGAGGGACAAGTATGGAGATGAAGTTGTGTCTGCTAAGGGTCCTATCCCAGCGCATCTTTTAGGTAAGTAATGATATTTATTCacatttttgataaaatttataagattaATAACCCTGTCGGATGTTATGATAAAATCAAATCATGGGATTGaaagtaatctatactaataaaataaagctgaagagtatgtttgtttgtttgttttaacgcgctaatctcaggaactactggtctgatttgaaaaattctttcagtgtgagatagcccatttatcgaggataGCTATAGGAtatgtatcatcacgctaagaccaacaggagctgagccaggcgggtgaaaccgcggagcgcagctagtccCTGATAAGAAAAGCAACCCTCGAAAATTGTTTTGGAAAAAATAGTACAGAgcctctttttaaaaataacacaccatttaaaaataatgcttaaaataaataatttaacgttGCAGGAAACATGTGGGCACAAACCTGGAACAACATAGAATCTTTCACTCGTCCGTACCCGGACAAGAAAGAGATTGATGTGACTCAAGCGATGCAAGAACAAAACTACACAGCGCTGAAAATGTTCCAAATGTCTGACGAATTCTTTAGGTCACTTAATTTGACGGCGATGCCCGAAAAGTTCTGGAAAAATTCCATTATTGAGAAACCAACGGACAGAGAAATTGTTTGTCATGCTTCGGCTTGGGACTTTTATGATGGTGAAGATTTTAGGTAAAAAATttgtggatttttttttttaataatctgcTTATGGtaaaatttctattttaatgataataattctaagctatgataataattgtgaATGTTACATATGCTTCCGTGAAATAGTTTTAGCCTGATATTGTTTTAATCTTCCCGACATTATTAGATAGTTGTTGCATACATTTATGTGGTTTAGACACTGAAACAATAACACTGCATACAGTGCAAAATAAATTCGCTTATTCATGATTCGCTTAGCAAAAACGGTGGTGGTATTGAATTAATGTTTTCCAAATTGTTTCCGTAACATGTCTGGCTTAATTTTGAAGGATCAAACAGTGTACGACAATAGactatgaatattttcaaacaaCACACCACGAAATGGGACACGTTCAATACTTCCTACAGTATAAACATCAGCCGGTCGTGTTTCGTGACGGAGCTAATCcaggtaattaaaataataatttgttcaaTACAGGATCAAAATGTGTTCGGTGGTCGATAAACAGTATTTTAAAGTTGTTCATCACGAAATGGGCCATATCCAATATTACTTGCAATACAAGGACAAGCCCGTTGTGTTCAGGTCCGGTGCCAACCCAGGTGATTAGCATTTTGAATGTCGTTTCATAATAACCATGGTGTGACTAAAGCATTGTACTAATTGTGTTTGTATGACGTACTAATTTTTTTAGTGTGACGTAGAAAAATTTTGAAGTTGTACCTACTTTTGATCAATATTTTGCAATCATTTTTAAAAGGaagataaataatgtaatttaatagagtttttgtttttattttatcgaaacTTATCTCGATAGTCTTCAACTATTTTTCTACcaagtttcataaaaatctgttCAGTGGTTCCgataaactttcgcatttatgatATACATAGGAATAATAGGGATTATTAATAATGgataaataatagataatataggaaatataattttccatGAATCATCCAATATCATCATATTAACCTTGTCACTTcgtttaataaatttcatttaaatgccactcaatataaaataataattatcttaaaTGCTCACACTTCTTGTGTACCAGGTTTCCATGAAGCAGTAGGAGATACGATTGCTCTATCGGTATCATCGCCCAAACATTTGCGACGCGTTGGATTGACCAGTGGAGACGCTGAAGATGAACAGACTGAAATTAATCAACTTTATAAAATGGTAACTTATCACTTTTATTGATTTCTTAACACTAATATTGCGATGGAATCTTAAAATTCAACAAGCGacaaaccattttttttaagatatttattttattgctgaAATTTAAACATACTGATGTTCAAAATCCATTCAATTATTACAAGTTATGCATTCtgagtttattttatacttaaaaaagCATAACtttactcttttttttattgtcgaaagggaagcgcttgaccacaatctcgcctgatgttaagctgagatgtggtctaagatggaacgcgcgtacttttatttattctaatttctaaCTTCGATGACAGATAAACGTTTCTCCTTCCAGGGTATCGACAAAATCGTGTTCCTACCATTCGCGTATACCCTCGATTTGTTCCGCTACGGCGTGTTCCGAGGAACAACAACACCAGAGGACTATAATTGCCACTATTGGCGGTTACGAGAGGAGTTGCAAGGAGTGGAGCCACCAGTTGACAGAACGGAAGAAGACTTTGATGCTGCTGCTAAATATCACGTGTCTGCTGATGTGGAGTATGCGAGGTAAGATTCTTAATAATTtcttgaaataattttgatttgtTCTTCTATGATTTTTTCTGCTCTTTGATTTCTGCGGATGCGGAGTGGTAATTTTAACCTTCGTAAATCGCATTAAattttggtccttcgagctggacacataaatttaaaataattttattattgtacctatgttttataatacGCATCTCCTGTCCCTCCTATACTCAATCCTTTTCGATCCCAGAACTCCTTCCTACTTAAAAAAGAGATTTATATTCATGGGCTCGTCTCGTGAACGTAATTTGCGCTCCTCTAACAATCTTACGCTTTGTATGCCTGCTCACTTCTCCAAATTTTATGATTCATCTTTTACCGTGCAAGCCGTAAGATTGTGGAACTCCCTACCAACCGCAATAAAGCAAGCGCAAACTTTGAATAGTTTTAAAGctgcaattaaaaaatattatttgtccTCATAGTCATTCTGTATCTGTTCTGTTTTACCTATTTCTCtacttgaaattttttatatcCTCTTCTGCacgttttctttctttcttaagttatatgtaattttataccttacttatatctattatatttatttgtattcactCCTTGTATATGCACTATCTACCTTTTTCaatcttttcattttcctatatcccaaggttgcctggaagaaatcgctttaaagcgataaggccgccaatttGTACGGTGAAGAttcattttgtatattattgttgtatttttatatctgtgcattgtacaataaagtgttttttattttttattttttttatgcttCTAGTAAGCAATCCATCTAGAATTTTTTTCATGCTTTTGCcgatttatcattttacgaaaatatatttaaatgtttt is a window from the Colias croceus chromosome 7, ilColCroc2.1 genome containing:
- the LOC123693142 gene encoding angiotensin-converting enzyme-like isoform X2, whose translation is MSKIKTMLKIGGGAVLFAAIVAVFVVATQGRDPDLEALELEGREYILHLDKMAGDRKNRASLAEWAYTSNITKENEEKRIQVQLEISQQEKQAWEETKMYRWQDFQDFSLRRMFKKYSQLGVAALPNDKYKQLMLSISGMESNYATAKICSYKNGTKCDLSLEPDLTEIFAKSQDPEELKYYWVEWHKAAGARARQNFTEYVQLDNEAAKLNNFKDVAEWWQSEYEVPDFEQQLAKLWEDVKPLYQQLHAYVRKRLRDKYGDEVVSAKGPIPAHLLGNMWAQTWNNIESFTRPYPDKKEIDVTQAMQEQNYTALKMFQMSDEFFRSLNLTAMPEKFWKNSIIEKPTDREIVCHASAWDFYDGEDFRIKMCSVVDKQYFKVVHHEMGHIQYYLQYKDKPVVFRSGANPGFHEAVGDTIALSVSSPKHLRRVGLTSGDAEDEQTEINQLYKMGIDKIVFLPFAYTLDLFRYGVFRGTTTPEDYNCHYWRLREELQGVEPPVDRTEEDFDAAAKYHVSADVEYARYYVSFIVQFQFHRALCQIAGEYVPEDLTKKLVDCDIYQSIAAGNALSNMLKMGSSRPWPDAMEALTGQRAMRADGLLEYFRPLHDWLRAENARTGEHVGWEPSERQYCTEEQKAALNTESKSEAAPTQES
- the LOC123693142 gene encoding angiotensin-converting enzyme-like isoform X1 is translated as MSKIKTMLKIGGGAVLFAAIVAVFVVATQGRDPDLEALELEGREYILHLDKMAGDRKNRASLAEWAYTSNITKENEEKRIQVQLEISQQEKQAWEETKMYRWQDFQDFSLRRMFKKYSQLGVAALPNDKYKQLMLSISGMESNYATAKICSYKNGTKCDLSLEPDLTEIFAKSQDPEELKYYWVEWHKAAGARARQNFTEYVQLDNEAAKLNNFKDVAEWWQSEYEVPDFEQQLAKLWEDVKPLYQQLHAYVRKRLRDKYGDEVVSAKGPIPAHLLGNMWAQTWNNIESFTRPYPDKKEIDVTQAMQEQNYTALKMFQMSDEFFRSLNLTAMPEKFWKNSIIEKPTDREIVCHASAWDFYDGEDFRIKQCTTIDYEYFQTTHHEMGHVQYFLQYKHQPVVFRDGANPGFHEAVGDTIALSVSSPKHLRRVGLTSGDAEDEQTEINQLYKMGIDKIVFLPFAYTLDLFRYGVFRGTTTPEDYNCHYWRLREELQGVEPPVDRTEEDFDAAAKYHVSADVEYARYYVSFIVQFQFHRALCQIAGEYVPEDLTKKLVDCDIYQSIAAGNALSNMLKMGSSRPWPDAMEALTGQRAMRADGLLEYFRPLHDWLRAENARTGEHVGWEPSERQYCTEEQKAALNTESKSEAAPTQES
- the LOC123693142 gene encoding angiotensin-converting enzyme-like isoform X3 codes for the protein MLKIGGGAVLFAAIVAVFVVATQGRDPDLEALELEGREYILHLDKMAGDRKNRASLAEWAYTSNITKENEEKRIQVQLEISQQEKQAWEETKMYRWQDFQDFSLRRMFKKYSQLGVAALPNDKYKQLMLSISGMESNYATAKICSYKNGTKCDLSLEPDLTEIFAKSQDPEELKYYWVEWHKAAGARARQNFTEYVQLDNEAAKLNNFKDVAEWWQSEYEVPDFEQQLAKLWEDVKPLYQQLHAYVRKRLRDKYGDEVVSAKGPIPAHLLGNMWAQTWNNIESFTRPYPDKKEIDVTQAMQEQNYTALKMFQMSDEFFRSLNLTAMPEKFWKNSIIEKPTDREIVCHASAWDFYDGEDFRIKQCTTIDYEYFQTTHHEMGHVQYFLQYKHQPVVFRDGANPGFHEAVGDTIALSVSSPKHLRRVGLTSGDAEDEQTEINQLYKMGIDKIVFLPFAYTLDLFRYGVFRGTTTPEDYNCHYWRLREELQGVEPPVDRTEEDFDAAAKYHVSADVEYARYYVSFIVQFQFHRALCQIAGEYVPEDLTKKLVDCDIYQSIAAGNALSNMLKMGSSRPWPDAMEALTGQRAMRADGLLEYFRPLHDWLRAENARTGEHVGWEPSERQYCTEEQKAALNTESKSEAAPTQES